The following are encoded in a window of Lichenicola cladoniae genomic DNA:
- a CDS encoding flavin reductase has translation MGVDTTIYREAMSRLGAAVNVITTGDGVSRHGLTASAVCSVTDDPPTLLVCINRSSRSRAAFIEGGPICVNTLAHAQRDISVAFAGKLDMEERFTEGVWTTLVTGAPVLEQSLVSFDCLVSSVVEVGTHSVIFCHVQDIRLGDPAAALVYFARAYHGLSHV, from the coding sequence ATGGGCGTCGATACAACGATCTATCGCGAGGCAATGTCGCGGCTTGGCGCAGCGGTCAACGTCATCACCACAGGCGATGGAGTCAGCCGTCATGGGCTGACCGCGTCGGCGGTCTGCTCCGTGACCGACGACCCGCCGACCCTGCTCGTCTGCATCAATCGCAGTTCTCGCTCGCGGGCCGCCTTCATCGAGGGTGGTCCGATCTGCGTGAACACCCTCGCCCACGCCCAGCGCGACATATCGGTCGCGTTTGCCGGCAAGCTGGACATGGAGGAACGCTTTACCGAAGGCGTCTGGACCACGCTGGTCACCGGCGCCCCGGTGCTCGAGCAGTCGCTGGTCTCGTTCGATTGCCTGGTCTCAAGCGTTGTCGAGGTCGGCACGCACAGCGTCATCTTCTGCCACGTGCAGGACATCCGTCTCGGCGACCCGGCAGCGGCGCTGGTCTACTTCGCCCGCGCCTACCACGGCCTTTCCCACGTTTGA